From Stigmatopora nigra isolate UIUO_SnigA chromosome 17, RoL_Snig_1.1, whole genome shotgun sequence, a single genomic window includes:
- the LOC144210515 gene encoding N-acetyllactosaminide beta-1,3-N-acetylglucosaminyltransferase 2, producing MGKCCKCNGRVLCMCLLPCMMTGHLLIYIMVTIFVTISYTPSKITIHYIAPGISANSGALASHPLSPFWNLHLEHSALWNHLQHSLDRHYNPILKGNMSGTRRKPIAKLPTPIRDECLSGCASHKCSKPPLYDVNNIPERMRSFVNSMHCRCYRMLINQPTMCKRNKTRFGFNYPMLLIAIKSQVGNFENRQAIRETWGRSGFVKGEFNKKGGLVRTVFLLGRQDSSTGPHPDLKNFLDLENQKHRDILQWDFMDSFFNLTLKDLLFWHWLEQYCPTAAFIFKGDDDVFVRTDALLDYLNNKWKEHNLRCTSKNETDMDLFVGDVIANAMPNRDPSTKYYIPESFYRGAYPTYAGGGGVVYSQSLALRLKEVSAKVCLFPIDDVYLGMCLQRLGLSPSHHPGFLTFDLPETGRGNPCAYKSVLLVHRRSPKEMLTLWNRLQNMKSEC from the coding sequence ATGGGCAAATGCTGCAAGTGCAACGGGAGAGTGCTTTGCATGTGCTTACTGCCTTGCATGATGACTGGTCACCTTCTCATTTATATCATGGTGACTATATTCGTAACCATCTCATACACCCCCTCCAAAATAACCATCCACTACATCGCTCCGGGGATTTCAGCAAATTCCGGGGCTTTGGCCTCTCATCCACTCAGCCCTTTCTGGAATCTTCATCTGGAGCACAGTGCACTGTGGAATCATCTGCAGCACTCCTTGGACCGCCATTACAACCCAATACTGAAAGGAAATATGAGTGGGACAAGGAGAAAGCCTATAGCAAAACTCCCAACTCCAATTAGAGATGAGTGCCTTTCTGGTTGTGCATCACACAAGTGCTCAAAACCTCCTCTATATGATGTCAACAATATACCTGAACGAATGAGGTCATTCGTGAATTCAATGCATTGCAGGTGTTACCGAATGCTCATCAATCAACCCACTATGTGTAAAAGGAACAAGACTAGATTTGGTTTCAACTATCCAATGCTTCTCATAGCCATCAAATCTCAAGTAGGGAACTTTGAAAACAGGCAAGCCATCCGTGAAACCTGGGGTCGCAGTGGTTTTGTGAAAGGAGAGTTcaacaaaaaaggggggttagtccGTACCGTGTTTTTACTCGGGAGGCAAGACTCGAGTACAGGACCTCACCCAGACCTCAAAAACTTTTTGGATTTAGAGAATCAAAAACATAGGGACATACTCCAGTGGGATTTTatggattctttttttaatctgaccCTGAAGGACTTGCTGTTCTGGCATTGGCTCGAGCAATACTGCCCCACGGCGGCATTCATTTTTAAGGGGGACGACGACGTCTTTGTTCGAACTGACGCACTATTGGATTACTTAAACAATAAGTGGAAGGAACACAATCTTCGGTGCACCAGTAAAAATGAAACTGACATGGATTTATTTGTGGGGGATGTCATCGCTAACGCAATGCCAAATCGGGATCCGTCTACCAAATACTACATACCAGAAAGCTTCTACAGAGGCGCCTACCCAACGTacgcaggaggaggaggggttGTATACTCTCAATCACTTGCATTACGACTTAAAGAAGTGTCCGCGAAAGTCTGCCTTTTCCCAATCGACGATGTTTACTTGGGAATGTGCCTGCAGAGACTAGGGCTCTCTCCCAGTCATCACCCAGGTTTTTTAACATTTGATCTACCAGAGACAGGCAGGGGAAATCCCTGTGCTTATAAATCGGTGCTTCTTGTTCATAGGCGGAGTCCAAAAGAGATGTTGACATTATGGAACAGGTTGCAGAATATGAAAAGTGAATGTTGA